The Miscanthus floridulus cultivar M001 chromosome 6, ASM1932011v1, whole genome shotgun sequence genomic interval TGACGGCCGAAGTCCCCCGGTTTGATAATAAGAGATGACCACATGGAAGCAGCAAAGCAAACACGAAAGGCAGCCTCCATCGTCATCTCAAAATAACTTTGCAGCGACGCACTCCTATGGCTATGAGATGACAAATCTCATCGGCCCCGTTAGCTTCgctgaaaaacaagccgaaatactgttccggctgatttgctgtaagagaaaaacaatgtttcgactgaaaaaacaagctgaaaaagacggattataagataagcgaacatggCCATTATCACTGGCTCGTGTAATGGGctctaggccccgttcgcttcgctgaaagaacaagccgaaacactgtttcgcctaatttgttgtgagagaaaaatgttgttccgactgaaaaagatggattataagagaagcgaacatgacccTAATATCATGCCTGCGCCAATAACAAGGCCATGAATAAGTCCATTCCTAGAGTTATTAAGttaaactttatatatatatatatatatatatatatatatatatatatatatatatatatatatatatatatatatatatatatatatatatatatatatatatatatatatttgattgtATGTTTGTTTAAACTCTTctacttaatacaatgatacacaaatcttttgcgtattcgagaaaaaatatatatttgattGAAATTTATATAAGAGAGCACAAATATTTATTGTCGTGAATAAGTCCATTTCTAGATTTATCTTAAAGTCAAACTTTTTTTCAAGTTTGATTGAAATTTGTATAAAAGAGCACAAATATTTATGACACTAAATAagtatattatgaaagtatattttgtggtgtatctaatgatactaatttctATAAATTCAACTAATAAACATTAAAAAGTTTTACTTAAAGACAATTCTCAAAATTGATTTATCTTGGGACAGAGAGAGTACTTAGATGATGTTGTGTTACATAGTATAACATGATTGTATTGTTTATCCTGATATCCAGTTTAGGGCTTAGACGTAGAGCTAGACAACTAGACCATCTAGGCGGACAACTATGTCAAAGATAGTCTAGATATGGCTGCTATATGAGTTTTTGGATTTGGCTGAAGCTCAAGTCCAACTTTCACATGTTTTCTGGTGAGATTGGTTCTTCTGGAGTATATGGTTGAGTTTTTGGATTTGGCTGAAGCTCAAGTTCCGCTTTTTACATGTTTTCTGATGAGATTGGTCCTTTTGGAGTAGACGTCACGAAAAAGCCACAAAAAGTTTGACTACATGACAAGTATGTTGGAGATTATTTATGATTCTTATTGTTTCTTTTTTGGAGGAGATGTAATGTCTATTTGAGATATCTTTGGATTTGAAAGACGCATCGAATCACCTGGTGGCAACGGGTCGCTGATCTTCATGCTCAGTCGCTCATCAAACGACGCCACAACGCCGTAACCGCAAGTTAACTGTTTATAGACTTGAGCAACTGCCCCCTTGGATTGACTAAGAGCTCCGCCATGGAACTTAGGTTTCTAATGTGGAGCTCAAATATTGATCTTCCCGCACTAATATATACAAAGTAGCTGGTTGTTATACTCAGTCATATCAAAAGAAATTTTAGTTAATTTGTTGGAGTAGATGGCTGTCATATTAAATCATCTCGAACAAATTTCAGATATTTTCTGCTAAAATTTTAAAGTAAAAATGCAAGATATTTACTTTAGAGTCCTTTCTTTAACGTGGGCCCTACATGTGTATATATATGGCAACACCGATTTGTTTATAGTAGCCGGTTGGCATATTGAATCATCTCCTACTAATTTTGGTCGGCCTTCAAATTtttagcatgttcgcttgttggtttcagccagggtttATTAATCAaccaacaatatttttttctcacaacaaaccagcaccaaccggatttatcagcccagaaaccaaccaacgaatatGTTGTTTGAAGGTATGAACATAaatattcttaattataagtttCACCTTTTTTATGCAAATGAGTTTCACCTTTTAAAAAAACTCAAGCCACGGGGGAGAGATATCCCCACGGTTTTTTTTCCTGTGAGATGACCCGTACTTAATTCGTAACTCAGGACATGAGGGGTGCTGCTGGAGCCATATAACCAATTAGGCTAGAGGACCTTTGGTAGTTTCACCTTTTAACATAGATATGTATATATAGCCATGCTAATCTGCATAAAGTAATCGACTGTCATATGAGTCATCCTAAATAATTTCGGTCAGTTTCGATAAAATTTTAACATGTAACGATATGTTCTTCTAGCTTTAAGCATGAGGTCGACTCGGCACGAGGGACGCTTGGATGTTCTTCTAGCTTTAAGCCAGTCTGCAACACCGAGCTGGCCGCGCCGTCATGTCGTCCCTTCCGCTCCCTAGCCACGCCAAACTCCCCGCCACCGGCGCCTCCGCGTGCCTCCCCCGCCCGCGTGACCGTCACCTCCTAGTCCGCGGTTGGtccgccgccaccgtcgccgccgctaCGCCTCTCgtggcctcgtcctcctcctcgggcCCCGCCTGCTGCCATCACTACTCCGTGGCTACCGCCCCCTCCCTGCGcgcctcctccacctccccaAGGCGCCGGGGCCTCGACGCCCTCACCGTCACTGCTTCCGCGGTACGCTCCCCTGTCCCCGCTTCACCTCGCGGTCCTAATCCAGCTGAGTTGGTACTGCTAAGTTGGTACTAGCGACTCAGCGAGCATGTAGGCTCAAGTATCCACTGACTACCGGATGAACATCGTTCAGACACTGAGAACTGAAATATGAATGCGGGTTTAATTGTGCGTGAAAGGCTTGTGGAGACGAGTGTCTACTCAATTTGTTCTACAATGGAGTATTAAACAACTACCCGGATAGACATAGGTCGGATTTTATTGATAGGTCCAAATTTGGCATGCTTAATATCTGTGAATTGTTGGAGTTATCATCCACATGACACGAAGCTGTAAATTCACACTTTTGTAAATTCAACCTCAATAACACGTGGAAGGTGCAGTTGCAGAAAACTCAGACGGTAATTCATACTCTGCACTCTGCTGCATTCATATGTAACTATTAGTTTGCATAATATGCATAATTGAGAAGGCTAGTGTTTCTGTATCATAGTTGCTACCTTACACAGGTTGCAGTATCTGTGTGCTTGATATTCTTTTCGGCGACTCGCTCCATGCTGGTATGTTGCCTTTTTGTTACAACTTCTCATTTGAGGAAGGTAACTATCATCGATGAACATATGTGAACCATTTTCAGGCATGTAAGAGAGATGCAGAGTTTCTCGAGAAGTACTTTGATTCAGCAAGAGAGAAACTATCAGAAACTATGGCTTCAGTGAGATTGGTTGGAAGGGAGGTCGGTGATTTGGCTGCAGATCTTAGTGATCTAAGGTAACTTCACACTTTCTTCAGTTATTGGTTATCAGAGTATATTATGATTGTATCCATGTTATGCAATTGTTCAACTTGACTCTGTAAAATGATTCTTCACATGATACATGATGCAACAGTATATTTATTTAGGTAAATATAGCAATATTCTTGTCCTTGGTGATTTCCTAGAATTTGAGGGGATAGATTGTGTTAAATCGGATGCATCGTTGTGCCCTAATTTACGAGCTTCTGCAATCTGCATATATTGTTGCTTACTTACCGGTAACCAAAATAACATATATTCCCTAAAGAATCTACATGGGAAGAAGGCTGGCAATCTCTGGAGGAAGTATACAATTTTACCACATTGATGCATTTTCATGAATTTAGCAACTTGGTGTGTTGAGGAAGTATACAATTTTACCACGAGTTCTCTCTTTATTGATGCATTTTCATGAATTTAGCAACTTGGTGTGTTGATTCAGCATCACCTACCCCTTTTTTCGTTTCTTGTGCATGTTTATGAAACAAAACCACCCATGCTGCCATTGTCTGGATCAGTCAAGAATTGACAAAGGGTGTAAAAAGTTCCATGAGCATTGTTCACACGGCCGAGGCACAACTTCGCCAGTCGCCATCTTCTGCCCTGCCAGGTGAACTCCAGTTTGATGCCAATAACTTACGAAATAACCCACGCAATTATAACCTGATTTTACTAGGACCTGCACGGAGAATGTCTAATCAGAAGAATGTGGCAGACGAGCCGTTGCTGGCTAGTGCTGTACGAGATCTGCGTCAGTTGATTGCAGATATCCGGACAGGGTTTGGAGCAGCGGCTGGCATTGCCGGCCTTTCCATGTGGGCGTTGAAATTTGGCTCAAAGGGCCGCAAGAATCGCTCATAGGGTACACGAACGTTGACGCTCCAAGCATGCACTTTGACAACCGATCCATGTGTTAGGTTGTTGTATAGTTTCAACTTTCAAGTCTAACAAATCTTGGTTGTAATCCTGGCCGAACACTTTTACTAACAAGTCTTGCCCGGAGCTCGTCCCAGCATAGCCTCACCTGTTAGTCTGATCTTCACCAATTGGGCCAACGGCCaattgagcccttggatcaacgtcctgatcgggggcgtccaaccactctatgattggtgggccctcgtcgcacagcaccataaaagAGTAGTTGGGGCCAGGGCACGAggtacgaggttgacctgagccgccgcAACCCTCCtacaaagaaaccctaacccgatctaaagagagCGTGTTGCAAGCGACGGGAAGCCACCACCGACTTCACCATCGCCTCTGCGTACCCGCTGCCATGGCGTCTACTCTGCCAAGGCCGAAGGTATGGCCCTCTActcattttctctctctctccaagTCTTCTCAGCTTTTCCATGGCCGAAGGTAAACCCACTAGATCTACTCCTAGTTGACCTCACAGCCCATCAATGGTATCAAGAGCTATGCTAAGGTGTAGATCTAGGTCTTGGGGTAGAAAAGAAGAACACATTTAGAAGGAGATGAACAGGTTTTTAAAAttccccaaaccctaaccctaaccctaactctaagAAACCGGATGGATGGGACAGGGGCCTACCTGGGGCTTACCTGCCGTTGTCACCACCGCCGGCGTTGCTTCGATGTCGCGCGGGAAGAACCACCCAAGCCGCCGGCCGGGAGGTCACACCACCGCGCGGCCTACGCCTCAAGCTTTGGGGTCAAAGGCGCAACCgcaaggccgctcgacggcggcacaCTCAGCCTAGGGCGAGTGCGTGCGCCGCCGAGGGGCCCCGCAGCCACGCCGCCACCTTCCTTTTCTTCGGTCGCCATGAGCTGTCGTCGTGTTGTGGTCGTTTTTGACTGAGGCGCTGAGgaagagaaggggaaagggaagagaaaggaagaggaggaaggagagccGGACTTGCTCTGGTGGCTACCTTACTCACCGACGTCGacggccaccatggccgccgtcgcTGACGCCTGTGCGGCGCGAGAGAGAGGACGCGGTgcgagagagaagggagaggaggAAATGAGGTTCTAGGAGGCAGGCCGGGCGGGGGTGGGGTTTTTGTTCTCCCGATCGACGTGCACGACCGTCCGATCGAGATGGACGGGCGATGATGACCGGGCCGGCTTACGACCCAGACGGGGCAGCGGAATCCCGGTCCAGGCCCATGTTGCGGCGTTGGGCCACGCGCGCGGACGTGGGCCACGACTGTTTCATCAAGTCTGGGCCAAATGAATAGTGAACTCCAAGGTTATGTTTTATTCTTTTAGAAGCAATTTTTGATGATTTTAgtctagtttaaatctctgttaaaatttgaaccaacggcaTAATTTTTTCAAAAAGTAGATGAGAAAAgttaaatgctt includes:
- the LOC136460072 gene encoding uncharacterized protein translates to MSSLPLPSHAKLPATGASACLPRPRDRHLLVRGWSAATVAAATPLVASSSSSGPACCHHYSVATAPSLRASSTSPRRRGLDALTVTASAVAVSVCLIFFSATRSMLACKRDAEFLEKYFDSAREKLSETMASVRLVGREVGDLAADLSDLSQELTKGVKSSMSIVHTAEAQLRQSPSSALPGPARRMSNQKNVADEPLLASAVRDLRQLIADIRTGFGAAAGIAGLSMWALKFGSKGRKNRS